A genome region from Panicum virgatum strain AP13 chromosome 4K, P.virgatum_v5, whole genome shotgun sequence includes the following:
- the LOC120703686 gene encoding uncharacterized protein LOC120703686 has product MQQSISEKQGAASAEEILERLPKVYAASSDLNEDSMLLAEKMKLFQDNIKECQTFLTELANQSAVKSQKLKEVEEGLQLMVDKKSQLKEKTQEVDDLWNKHDTIEFEHRQEKELLKKEIESLAKDNKALKEKNQSLQEKNKSIVKNHKDEVERLTKIMEHADVQLVQCMQQIKDLVAEKDICNKELADLKTAAQAVVDMVDPPEGSVEEGRTLLERL; this is encoded by the exons ATGCAGCAATCAATATCCGAAAAGCAAGGTGCTGCAAGTGCTGAAGAAATTCTGGAGCGTCTGCCGAAGGTATATGCAGCTTCAAGTGATCTGAATGAAGACTCTATGCTGTTGGCGGAAAAAATGAAGTTATTTCAAGATAATATAAAGGAATGTCAGACATTTTTAACC GAACTTGCCAACCAGTCAGCTGTGAAGTCCCAGAAGCtaaaagaagttgaagaaggGCTCCAGCTGATGGTCGACAAGAAAAGCCAGCTTAAGGAGAAGACCCAAGAGGTCGATGACTTGTGGAACAAACATGACACGATCGAGTTTGAGCACCGCCAGGAGAAGGAGCTGCTGAAGAAAGAGATAGAGTCCCTGGCAAAGGACAACAAAGCTCTCAAAGAGAAAAATCAGTCTTTGCAAGAGAAAAACAAGTCGATTGTGAAGAATCATAAAG ATGAAGTAGAGAGGCTGACCAAGATCATGGAGCATGCAGATGTGCAGCTGGTGCAGTGCATGCAGCAGATCAAAGACTTGGTAGCTGAAAAAGATATCTGCAACAAGGAACTTGCCGACTTGAAGACTGCTGCACAGGCAGTGGTCGACATGGTGGATCCTCCTGAGGGGAGTGTTGAAGAGGGTAGGACTTTGTTGGAGCGACTGTAG
- the LOC120702142 gene encoding uncharacterized protein LOC120702142, with protein MALESAPLTWLESLRHDSIHSWEDLKKLFIDNFQGSIHRPTTRHDLRLCKQERGEALRSYIKRFFDTRATITNIADHDVIDYFHNGLATQQLYRDFGRNRPRSVVALRDMMLGWADQEEQERDRFPHRDDNNQKRNGDLRSDKGQRNFDKKRKPEDTVATMDQGQRGKKGNQQDNFQKLLDRPCPLHPKGKHTILECINLRKSLQERQLEEDKKKKNKQDDEDNDKDGTMGFQQPANRVNMTYGVDSSFNRRNQKLVWQEILKMAPAIQKPLRHSEILITFSREDQWTSFSEPGKFPLVLDPVVAGSILTRVLIDGGSGLNLIFMSTITKMGLDISDKLKPSKAPFYDIVPGNASFPIGTVVLPVTFGTLDNYKT; from the coding sequence ATGGCTCTGGAATCTGCTCCCCTCACATGGCTCGAGAGCTTAAGGCACGACTCAATTCACTCATGGGAAGATTTGAAAAAgctcttcatcgacaactttcaAGGCTCCATCCATCGCCCAACTACTCGCCATGACCTGCGCCTGTGCAAACAAGAGCGTGGCGAggccctgagatcatacatCAAGAGGTTCTTTGACACGCGCGCTACCATCACCAACATAGCAGACcacgacgtcatcgactactttcACAATGGCCTCGCTACCCAGCAGTTATACCGCGACTTCGGGAGGAACAGACCTCGATCAGTCGTAGCACTTCGAGACATGATGTTGGGATGGGCCGACCAAGAAGAACAGGAGCGCGATCGCTTCCCCCATCGCGATGATAACAACCAGAAACGCAATGGTGATCTGCGATCTGATAAAGGTCAGCGCAACTTCGATAAGAAGCGGAAGCCGGAGGACACAGTGGCGACAATGGACCAGGGTCAACGAGGCAAAAAGGGAAATCAGCAAGACAATTTCCAGAAACTACTCGACAGACCTTGTCCTCTCCATCCAAAGGGAAAGCACACGATCCTCGAGTGCATAAATCTTCGCAAGTCCCTCCAAGAGCGTCAGTTGGAAGAggacaaaaagaagaagaacaagcaagatgatGAAGACAATGATAAAGATGGAACCATGGGATTCCAGCAACCTGCCAACAGGGTTAACATGACCTATGGAGTGGACTCTTCCTTCAACAGAAGAAATCAGAAACTAGTTTGGCAAGAAATACTAAAAATGGCACCAGCCATCCAGAAACCACTCAGACATAGTGAGATCCTGATTACCTTCTCAAGGGAAGACCAGTGGACTAGCTTCTCTGAGCCAGGAAAATTCCCACTCGTTCTAGACCCGGTGGTGGCAGGTTCCATACTTACTCGAGTACTTATTGATGGGGGCAGCGGCTTGAACCTCATCTTCATGAGTACAATTACAAAGATGGGACTCGACATCTCTGACAAATTAAAACCAAGCAAAGCACCTTTCTACGACATTGTGCCAGGAAACGCATCTTTTCCAATTGGCACTGTGGTACTCCCAGTCACTTTCGGCACTCTGGATAACTACAAAACATAG